A genomic region of uncultured Paludibaculum sp. contains the following coding sequences:
- a CDS encoding LamG-like jellyroll fold domain-containing protein: MMAKRALTFGFGGYAELGVTLGEFVHSDHTVTLRFMPQYPYGYRGALLADSGGANAYCLGQGDYREGTGGDKKLGSSVLRVQIGGSAAIYLVTGFVDQDGGPVGYRGAWQHLALVRQGTAFRTYLNGVKLTLFSGNESFPNTGLPADGTKLRVGRRDRDQFYGLIDEVAIYTRALSAAEIAGAAATALTGGESGLLAGFRFDSEPVSPPLNRSVTLPTAQDIPDYVTPSAAKPVPVYYVAVSPNRDSVADRKQFDLRPSKVNATLPFCAGEWWRIAQGHDDPNGSHNGFATFSWDITRINGDTPGAGIIAAAPGRLYYADEYDAEDQHAEHGSNSISVYHAVEERAVYMHLKTGSVHQNFPALNVNPESLPVAQQPLFAAQDRLANVADPLDMGPHLHFAISTQKGDTFAGAELGQPVGLVNYYQSKNDGKTWTKVPLAVPMAGDVIARYPYSPFGTGGDPFDVAPAVASRAPNRLDVFVRGENGHLWIYKWNGSEWSRWEDLGAGRLTSSPAAVSWGPGRLDVFVRGYEGQLAHKRWADGVGWSEWRDLGGRLTSAPAVASWGPGRLDVFVRGHEGQLAHKRWTEKDDWSDWRDLGGRLTSAPAAVSWGENRIDVLVRGHDGQLAHKRWSDKVGWGDWNDLGGRLTSAPAVASWGPKRLDVFVRGHEGGLAHKRWSADKEWGDWDDLGGRLTSGPGAVSWGDNRIDVFVRGHAYGLAQMTWTDAGGWTSWKNHDD; encoded by the coding sequence ATGATGGCGAAGCGAGCACTGACCTTTGGCTTTGGAGGATACGCCGAACTCGGCGTTACGCTGGGCGAGTTCGTTCATTCCGATCACACGGTGACGTTGCGGTTTATGCCGCAGTACCCATACGGCTACCGCGGTGCGCTATTGGCCGACTCCGGTGGCGCGAACGCCTATTGCCTCGGGCAGGGTGATTATCGCGAGGGCACGGGCGGCGACAAGAAGCTCGGCTCCTCCGTGCTGCGCGTGCAGATCGGTGGCTCTGCGGCGATTTACCTGGTCACTGGCTTTGTCGACCAGGATGGTGGCCCGGTCGGCTATCGCGGTGCCTGGCAGCACCTCGCACTGGTTCGCCAGGGAACCGCATTCCGGACCTATCTCAATGGCGTCAAACTGACCCTGTTCAGCGGCAACGAGTCCTTTCCCAACACCGGCCTTCCGGCCGATGGCACGAAGCTGCGCGTGGGCCGGCGCGACCGCGATCAGTTCTACGGCCTGATCGACGAAGTGGCGATCTATACGCGTGCGCTCAGCGCCGCCGAAATTGCCGGCGCGGCTGCCACGGCGTTGACCGGCGGCGAATCCGGGCTGCTCGCGGGTTTCCGGTTCGACAGCGAGCCGGTCTCGCCACCCCTGAACCGGTCCGTCACCCTCCCCACGGCGCAGGACATCCCCGACTATGTAACGCCGTCCGCCGCCAAGCCAGTGCCGGTCTACTACGTCGCCGTCTCTCCCAATCGCGACAGCGTGGCGGATAGAAAGCAGTTCGACCTGCGCCCGTCGAAAGTCAATGCGACGCTGCCCTTCTGCGCCGGCGAGTGGTGGCGCATCGCACAGGGTCACGATGACCCCAACGGCTCGCACAACGGCTTCGCCACTTTCTCTTGGGACATCACGCGCATCAACGGCGATACTCCCGGTGCCGGCATCATCGCGGCCGCCCCAGGCAGGCTGTACTACGCGGACGAGTACGATGCCGAGGATCAACACGCCGAACACGGCAGCAACTCCATCTCCGTCTACCACGCCGTAGAAGAGCGCGCCGTGTACATGCACCTGAAAACTGGATCGGTGCACCAGAACTTCCCCGCGCTCAACGTCAATCCGGAGAGCCTTCCGGTCGCCCAGCAGCCGCTGTTCGCCGCACAGGACAGGCTCGCCAATGTTGCTGACCCATTGGACATGGGCCCGCATCTGCACTTCGCGATTTCGACACAAAAGGGAGACACCTTTGCAGGTGCCGAACTGGGACAGCCGGTCGGACTGGTGAACTACTACCAGTCGAAGAACGACGGCAAGACCTGGACCAAAGTGCCGCTCGCAGTCCCTATGGCCGGGGATGTGATCGCGCGCTATCCCTACAGCCCCTTCGGCACCGGCGGCGACCCGTTCGATGTCGCGCCCGCCGTCGCGTCCCGCGCACCCAACCGCCTCGACGTCTTCGTGCGCGGCGAGAACGGTCATCTGTGGATCTACAAATGGAACGGTAGCGAGTGGAGCCGTTGGGAGGATCTGGGCGCCGGCCGCCTGACGTCCTCACCGGCCGCGGTGAGTTGGGGCCCGGGCCGTCTGGACGTCTTCGTGCGCGGCTACGAGGGGCAGTTGGCGCATAAGCGCTGGGCGGACGGTGTTGGTTGGAGTGAGTGGCGCGACCTCGGCGGCCGCCTCACCTCCGCGCCCGCAGTAGCCTCTTGGGGACCAGGCCGCCTCGACGTCTTCGTGCGGGGCCACGAGGGGCAACTGGCACACAAGCGTTGGACCGAGAAAGACGATTGGAGCGACTGGCGCGATCTCGGCGGCCGCCTCACCTCGGCCCCTGCTGCCGTCAGTTGGGGTGAGAATCGAATCGACGTACTCGTGCGCGGTCACGATGGGCAACTGGCGCACAAGCGCTGGAGCGACAAGGTCGGCTGGGGTGATTGGAACGATCTCGGTGGCCGGCTCACTTCCGCGCCGGCCGTGGCTTCCTGGGGACCCAAGCGCCTCGACGTATTTGTACGCGGTCATGAGGGCGGCCTGGCCCACAAACGTTGGAGCGCGGACAAGGAATGGGGCGATTGGGACGATCTTGGAGGCCGCCTCACTTCCGGGCCAGGGGCCGTGAGTTGGGGCGACAACCGCATCGACGTGTTCGTGCGCGGCCACGCGTACGGCTTGGCGCAAATGACCTGGACCGACGCGGGAGGCTGGACGAGTTGGAAGAACCACGACGACTGA
- a CDS encoding IS256 family transposase produces the protein MTRKKDTANRVDWKAVMAEDSDFMKALVQSVVQQVLDAEMEETLCAARSERTPMRTGYRSGSYVRGLVTRVGRIELRVPQDRQGRFRTEVFERYQRSEKALVGALAEMYVQGVSTRKVKAITEELCGHEFSASTISRINQTMDEELEKFATRPLEEDYPFLILDARYEKVREDGVIRSRAVQVAIGVNWDGRRCILAVELANRESASSWREFLVKLRQRGLRGVELVVSDDHAGLKRAIAEVVPEAAWQRCYVHFLRNALDHLPRKADDDCLTELRWIYDRRNLAEARQDLAAWLKKWESRYARLCQWVEEQIEETLTFYRLPQAHHKHLKSTNMLERLNEELKRRTLVVRIFPNAASCLRLVRALAVEIHEDWVEATRYLNMEELKEHKKQLLRDIQPAA, from the coding sequence ATGACCCGAAAGAAGGATACCGCGAACCGGGTGGACTGGAAAGCGGTGATGGCGGAAGACTCCGATTTCATGAAGGCGCTGGTGCAGAGCGTCGTGCAGCAGGTACTGGATGCCGAGATGGAGGAAACGCTCTGTGCGGCGCGGTCGGAGCGCACCCCGATGCGCACCGGCTATCGCAGCGGCTCCTATGTCCGTGGGCTGGTGACGCGGGTCGGCCGCATTGAGCTGCGCGTGCCGCAGGACCGGCAAGGGCGCTTCCGGACCGAGGTCTTTGAGCGCTATCAGCGCAGCGAAAAGGCGCTGGTCGGGGCGCTGGCCGAGATGTACGTGCAGGGCGTGTCGACGCGCAAGGTGAAGGCGATCACCGAGGAACTATGTGGGCATGAGTTTTCGGCCTCGACGATCAGCCGGATCAACCAGACGATGGACGAGGAACTGGAGAAGTTCGCGACGCGGCCGCTGGAGGAGGACTATCCGTTTCTGATCCTGGACGCGCGCTACGAAAAGGTGCGCGAGGACGGCGTGATCCGGAGCCGGGCGGTGCAGGTGGCGATCGGGGTGAACTGGGACGGGCGGCGCTGCATCCTGGCCGTGGAACTGGCCAACCGGGAGAGCGCGTCGAGCTGGCGCGAGTTTCTGGTGAAGCTGCGGCAGCGGGGGCTGCGCGGAGTGGAACTGGTTGTCAGCGACGATCACGCGGGCCTGAAGCGTGCGATTGCCGAGGTCGTGCCGGAGGCCGCCTGGCAACGGTGCTACGTGCACTTCCTGCGCAATGCGCTGGACCATCTGCCGCGCAAGGCCGACGACGATTGTCTGACCGAGTTGCGCTGGATCTACGACCGCCGCAACCTGGCCGAGGCGCGGCAGGATCTGGCGGCATGGCTGAAGAAGTGGGAATCGCGCTACGCCAGATTGTGCCAGTGGGTGGAGGAGCAGATCGAGGAGACGCTGACGTTTTACCGTCTGCCGCAGGCGCACCACAAGCATCTGAAGTCGACGAACATGCTGGAGCGACTGAACGAGGAGCTCAAACGCCGGACCCTGGTGGTGAGGATCTTCCCGAACGCGGCGAGCTGCCTGCGGCTGGTGCGAGCGCTGGCGGTGGAGATCCACGAGGACTGGGTGGAAGCGACGCGCTATCTGAACATGGAGGAGCTGAAAGAGCACAAGAAGCAGCTACTGCGCGATATACAGCCCGCCGCCTGA
- a CDS encoding ABC transporter permease, with protein MTHVFRRVRYWMGSARRDEALREEMELHLAEKAAELQAGGMTAERARAEACRRFGNATLKQEESREIWMTRFLSELGQDIRYGWRTMTSNKAFSALAILSLALGIGANTAIYSLMESILMRSLPVADPEALVMLNWTSQPPQNASKQWVHVVHGIQGMFWPGDRGALVTGIFPYRAYETLREENPVFSTVFGYFDGHKHNLAIRGQAMSAGTEYVTGEYFRGLGVSPAAGRLIESEDDRPDAAPVAVISFAASQNRFGGPPSAIGQAILVDNVPFTVIGVTPPEFFGVDPAAAPDLYLPMRTTLLVEGPKAAHVFGDENFYWIEMMGRLRPGVSMAQAQAVLAPRFRQWVATTAKSDGELARLPALILNPGAAGLGKLRREYSKPLYVLLAMVGLILAITCVNIANLLLARAAARRREMAIRLSLGAGRLRVVRQLLTECVMLASLGGALGVLFAIWGMRWLTFLFSKGQDNFTLHAELNWQVLGVTAALSVLCGLIFGLVPAIQSTRPDVIPALKDGRGGGSRHRTQHVLVVAQIAMSFLILVAAGLFVQTLNKLHSVQLGYARENILLFSLNARQAGHRDPEIATFYEDLRKRFETIPGVSSASLSQSSIIAAGHAGKTYRGALKIGSVAVDGASVMVVGPRFLTTMRIPSLTGREIDDRDQPGSTPVAVISERLARTYFENENPVGRRITLVDDNRDVEIVGVSGNLRNGGLKTGDSTAMTVFIAASQYSPDGMTYALRTSGDPLSYVKSVHEIARQADSSIPVTNVVTQAAEIDRTISREVMFARLCTGFAILALLTACVGLYGTMSYNVARQFSEMGIRMALGAQRGTMVWMVLRRVLVLAAVGLAISVPVTLAATRFVKSLLFGTQPNDPGTMALAGVVLLSAALLAGYAPARRASRIDPLVALRHD; from the coding sequence ATGACGCACGTGTTTCGGCGGGTCAGGTATTGGATGGGAAGTGCCAGGCGCGATGAGGCGCTACGTGAGGAGATGGAACTCCACCTCGCGGAAAAGGCAGCGGAACTACAAGCGGGCGGCATGACGGCGGAGCGCGCCCGGGCGGAAGCGTGCCGTCGATTTGGCAACGCCACACTGAAGCAGGAAGAATCACGGGAGATCTGGATGACACGCTTTTTGTCGGAACTGGGCCAGGATATCCGCTATGGCTGGCGCACCATGACCTCCAACAAGGCGTTCAGCGCCCTGGCGATCCTGTCGTTGGCGCTCGGCATCGGAGCCAACACCGCCATCTACAGCCTGATGGAGTCGATTCTGATGCGCTCGCTGCCCGTGGCCGATCCCGAGGCGCTGGTGATGTTGAACTGGACGAGCCAGCCGCCTCAGAATGCCAGCAAACAATGGGTCCACGTCGTACACGGAATACAGGGGATGTTCTGGCCGGGCGACAGAGGCGCGCTCGTCACCGGAATCTTCCCGTACCGCGCGTACGAGACGTTACGGGAGGAGAATCCCGTCTTTTCCACGGTCTTCGGGTACTTCGACGGACACAAGCATAACCTGGCCATCCGCGGGCAGGCCATGAGCGCCGGCACCGAGTATGTCACCGGCGAGTATTTTCGTGGCCTGGGTGTGTCGCCGGCCGCGGGCCGCCTGATCGAATCCGAAGACGACCGTCCGGACGCAGCGCCGGTGGCCGTCATCAGTTTCGCCGCGAGCCAGAATCGCTTTGGAGGACCGCCGAGTGCGATTGGACAGGCGATTCTCGTCGACAACGTGCCTTTTACAGTGATCGGCGTTACGCCGCCGGAATTCTTCGGCGTCGACCCGGCAGCGGCGCCGGACCTCTACCTTCCGATGCGTACAACTCTGTTGGTCGAGGGCCCGAAGGCGGCACACGTGTTTGGCGACGAGAACTTCTACTGGATCGAGATGATGGGCCGCCTGCGTCCCGGTGTCAGCATGGCCCAGGCCCAGGCAGTGCTGGCGCCACGGTTCCGTCAATGGGTGGCCACCACGGCGAAGAGTGACGGGGAGCTCGCCAGACTGCCCGCGCTGATTCTGAATCCCGGCGCCGCCGGTCTGGGTAAGCTACGCCGCGAGTATTCAAAGCCTCTGTACGTGCTGCTCGCGATGGTGGGCTTGATTCTGGCGATCACCTGCGTGAACATCGCCAATCTGCTGCTGGCAAGGGCCGCCGCGCGACGCCGCGAAATGGCCATCCGGCTCAGCTTGGGCGCTGGGCGGCTCCGCGTCGTGCGGCAGTTGCTGACCGAGTGTGTGATGCTGGCGTCGCTGGGCGGAGCCTTAGGGGTCCTGTTCGCAATCTGGGGCATGCGATGGCTGACGTTCCTGTTCTCCAAGGGGCAGGACAACTTCACACTGCACGCGGAATTGAACTGGCAGGTCCTGGGCGTGACAGCGGCGCTGTCGGTGCTCTGCGGCCTGATTTTTGGCCTCGTGCCCGCTATCCAGTCGACGCGTCCAGACGTCATACCCGCGCTGAAGGATGGCCGTGGAGGCGGTTCACGCCACCGCACGCAGCACGTTCTGGTGGTCGCCCAAATCGCGATGTCGTTTCTTATCCTGGTGGCCGCGGGCCTGTTTGTCCAGACACTCAACAAACTGCACTCCGTCCAGCTGGGATACGCCCGCGAGAACATTCTTCTGTTCTCATTGAATGCGCGCCAGGCCGGCCATCGCGACCCGGAGATCGCGACGTTCTATGAGGACCTGCGCAAGCGCTTTGAAACGATCCCCGGCGTCAGCAGCGCCTCGCTTTCGCAGTCTTCGATCATCGCCGCCGGTCATGCCGGAAAGACATATAGGGGAGCCCTGAAGATCGGCTCCGTGGCCGTCGACGGCGCAAGCGTCATGGTCGTCGGACCGCGTTTCCTCACGACGATGCGGATTCCGAGTCTCACCGGGCGTGAGATCGACGACCGCGACCAACCGGGCTCAACACCGGTTGCCGTTATTAGCGAGCGTCTGGCGCGAACCTATTTCGAGAACGAAAACCCCGTGGGCCGGCGCATCACATTGGTGGACGACAACCGCGATGTCGAAATCGTCGGCGTCTCGGGCAACCTGCGGAACGGCGGTCTGAAGACTGGAGATTCGACTGCAATGACCGTGTTCATAGCGGCCAGCCAGTACTCTCCGGACGGCATGACCTACGCGTTGCGCACCTCTGGCGATCCTCTGAGCTACGTCAAGAGTGTTCATGAGATCGCGCGCCAGGCGGATTCCTCCATACCCGTCACCAACGTAGTCACACAAGCTGCGGAAATCGATCGGACGATCAGCCGGGAAGTCATGTTTGCAAGACTTTGCACGGGCTTCGCGATCCTCGCTCTGCTCACCGCATGCGTGGGGCTGTACGGAACGATGTCTTACAACGTCGCCCGTCAGTTCAGCGAAATGGGAATCCGCATGGCTCTCGGCGCGCAACGCGGCACCATGGTCTGGATGGTGTTACGCCGCGTGCTGGTCCTGGCAGCGGTGGGGCTCGCAATCAGCGTGCCTGTCACGTTGGCGGCAACCAGGTTTGTCAAATCGCTTCTGTTCGGTACCCAGCCCAACGATCCGGGAACCATGGCCCTGGCGGGTGTAGTCCTCCTCAGCGCTGCGCTTCTCGCCGGCTATGCGCCGGCCAGGCGAGCGTCCCGCATCGATCCGCTGGTGGCTCTGCGGCACGACTAA